The Antechinus flavipes isolate AdamAnt ecotype Samford, QLD, Australia chromosome 4, AdamAnt_v2, whole genome shotgun sequence genomic interval AGTGGGAAATTGTCTCATGTTTATCCTTTGACTCTATGTTCTTTTATCCTAGATCATAAATTCTGGGGCAGAGCCATTCATTATGGCTCTGCATACAGGTAATATTTAGCATAGAAGATTTATTTGGGAGAGGACAAAAGGGAACGCAAGGAAAAGAATTCTACTTTAGTGCTACACTGAGACTGCTCTGTGAACATATATATTAACCTTCATTTTGGAGGGTTATAGATATTGTACTCTCAAAGCTAGTGACCTCTCATTTCCTGAACTTTTCTCTCTTAGGAACACCAGGTTCTGATATGAGCATAAATGTCATCATGGGAGGTCGTATCCAGTTACAGCCaatttggagtcaggagtatTCATCCAGTTCAAAATTCACTTGGTTTGTGACACTATCTTCAAGTAAGCAGACAATTAAAATACTGAGTTGGGAAacagataaaaagatgaaatgtgAAGCTAAGCAATTTAAAGACAGAGCTCATATCCAGCCTGACAACTTGACTTTATTCATTAACTCAGCTCAGAAGAATGACAGTGGTTGCTACTACATGCAAATCACCAGTCAATCAGGACAAACTTTTAAGTCTACCTCATTCCAGGTTTCCGTGTTTGGTGAGTATCTATGATGATATTTTCCAGTCCCTTTATCAGCATTGCAGTACCTGTTTCACCTGGGCCAATTCTAACAGAATTTTTGCATCTAGATCCTGTCCAAGCTCCACAGATCCAGGTGACTGGAAAATCATGGAATAACACCTTATGCCATGTGAACCTGTCCTGCTTTGTTCCTGGGAACAGTAATTTGGTATACACTTGGTACAGAGGGAGAGAACGAATTAAAACCTCAGGAAAGCATGCCCATGTACAGCTCTATATCCAAGCCAACACAGAGAATTTTTATTCTTGTAATGCCAGCAACCCAGTTAGCTCAGCAAGCCATACCACCAACCTTGCCCAGGCATGTGCTAGCCCAGATTATAGAACAAGCCCAGGTAAGAAGAATATATCTTTACTAAATATCACATCTTTTTTGATAGTGACAAAATCCTTCTAATATTTTTTTGAAGTATGTGAGAGCCATGGTTCTTAGttagtttgaaagaattcaaagagattaTCTTGTAGTCACAAAAGCATTGATTTTTGCTATATCTGATGGACTAAGCTCTAAGTGAGTCTAGTGATTAAAAAAGAGTTTGGGGAGAGCTTTATATGTTGGAAATTTGGGGCTTAGCTAGTAGGTCAACAGCCTATAAGgttacaaattaaaaagaaagataagaaagcaTCTAGGAAGGAGATTTTCA includes:
- the LOC127561289 gene encoding natural killer cell receptor 2B4-like, which encodes MLWKTFTPLLFLVLLQNQGTPGSDMSINVIMGGRIQLQPIWSQEYSSSSKFTWFVTLSSSKQTIKILSWETDKKMKCEAKQFKDRAHIQPDNLTLFINSAQKNDSGCYYMQITSQSGQTFKSTSFQVSVFDPVQAPQIQVTGKSWNNTLCHVNLSCFVPGNSNLVYTWYRGRERIKTSGKHAHVQLYIQANTENFYSCNASNPVSSASHTTNLAQACASPDYRTSPGKKNISLLNITSFLILSASNLAGQDKSVHSSVQFSKHVNLLLQDEYLYVYISDFSLSLNFQQPFPNQVNSNSSHPVTIYQEVQKFNRLSSKELEIFQLYS